The Candidatus Binatia bacterium genome window below encodes:
- the gph gene encoding phosphoglycolate phosphatase (PGP is an essential enzyme in the glycolate salvage pathway in higher organisms (photorespiration in plants). Phosphoglycolate results from the oxidase activity of RubisCO in the Calvin cycle when concentrations of carbon dioxide are low relative to oxygen. This enzyme is a member of the Haloacid Dehalogenase (HAD) superfamily of aspartate-nucleophile hydrolase enzymes (PF00702).): MAFTAPASSSRIPTRIARAVAAPLSRSEPIYRLIVFDLDGTLVDSFGDLAAAVNAALGHNGLGELPTETIVGFSGNGARLLVARSVEVLAPESPAERIDDVLASFQSYYRNHCLDRTRFYPGVEAAIRELTARGAQMAVLTNKPRGFSDDILAGLGVADSFSAVIGGDDLATRKPDPEGLLQLVAHAACAPSDVVLVGDSIVDIATALSADVDSCGVGWGFSDAETLRTAGATRIVSRPEEIVALAR; encoded by the coding sequence ATGGCCTTCACGGCGCCGGCTTCAAGTTCACGAATCCCAACGCGGATCGCACGTGCGGTTGCGGCACCTCTTTCTCGGTCTGAGCCCATCTACCGTCTGATCGTCTTTGATCTCGACGGCACCCTGGTCGACTCGTTCGGGGATCTCGCCGCGGCGGTCAACGCAGCCTTGGGCCACAACGGCTTGGGCGAACTCCCGACCGAGACGATCGTCGGTTTCAGCGGCAATGGTGCCCGCCTCCTCGTGGCGCGGAGCGTCGAGGTCCTGGCTCCGGAATCTCCGGCGGAGCGCATCGACGATGTGCTGGCCTCCTTCCAGAGCTACTACCGCAACCATTGCCTCGATCGGACCCGGTTCTACCCCGGGGTCGAAGCTGCGATCCGCGAGCTGACGGCCCGAGGGGCGCAGATGGCGGTCCTCACGAACAAGCCCCGGGGCTTCTCGGACGACATTCTCGCCGGGCTAGGCGTCGCCGACTCGTTCTCCGCGGTGATCGGGGGTGACGATCTCGCCACTCGAAAGCCCGATCCGGAGGGGCTGCTCCAACTCGTGGCGCATGCAGCCTGCGCGCCGTCGGACGTCGTGCTGGTCGGGGACTCGATCGTGGACATCGCGACGGCATTGAGCGCCGACGTGGACTCCTGCGGCGTCGGTTGGGGATTCAGCGACGCGGAGACTCTCCGTACGGCCGGCGCCACGCGCATCGTGAGCCGGCCGGAAGAGATCGTGGCGCTGGCGCGCTAG
- the lon gene encoding endopeptidase La translates to MSDKEEQGPELDEESDELDDATGRFAGFDEDTSNVDIPSELPILPLRGVVIFPSAIVPLPISRKPSLELVEHCLAGDRLLGLVSQKTAEEERPDPSSLFTRGTAGRLLKMLKYPDKSVRILVQGLRRIEVDEYLRTEPFHRGRVRTLQDEYESSKDLEAMQRHLVNQFAKFVSMIPYLPDELQLVVMNIKDPGKVTDLIASNLNITLDEKQDLLNTLDVQARLQRLSVILNREIELLELGSKIQGQVQSELSKNQKEFYLRQQLRAIQKELGEGDGRSADIDDLREKLDSADLPEEPRKAADTELERLKMIPPESAEHSVVRTYLEWLANLPWNAGTDDNLDLPHARSILDEDHFGLDKIKERILEYLAVRKLRSDPKSPILCFVGPPGVGKTSLGRSIARAMGRKFSRLSLGGVRDEAEIRGHRRTYVGSLPGRIIQNMKTAGSSNPLFVLDEVDKLGGDFRGDPASALLEVLDPEQNFTFQDHYLDVPFDLSRVMFITTANQLEPIPPPLRDRMEVIELSGYTEEEKLEIARRHLVPKQIEENGLTTEHITFENAAITKIVQDYTREAGLRNIEREIGNVCRKVARAVTEGRTELTNVTSEMVRELLGPERFFAEVAERTAEPGVVTGLAYTPNGGDILFIEATRMRGKKGLTLTGSLGDVMKESAQTALSLIRSRAEALGIEPDFFENSDIHVHVPAGAIPKDGPSAGVTIATCLASLLTNRPVRPDVAMTGEITLRGTVMPIGGVKEKVLAARRAGIKTVLLPHRNEKDIEDVPAGVRAEMEFRFVEKLEDVLAIALEDPKAEDTASGPAA, encoded by the coding sequence ATGAGCGATAAGGAAGAGCAAGGCCCCGAACTCGACGAAGAGAGCGACGAGCTCGACGACGCCACCGGCCGGTTTGCCGGTTTCGACGAGGATACGAGCAACGTCGATATCCCCAGCGAGCTGCCAATTCTGCCGCTTCGCGGGGTCGTCATCTTCCCGTCGGCGATCGTCCCCCTTCCGATCTCCCGAAAGCCCTCGCTCGAGCTGGTCGAGCACTGCCTGGCTGGGGACCGGCTACTGGGCCTGGTTTCCCAGAAAACGGCAGAGGAAGAGCGCCCGGACCCCAGCTCGCTGTTCACCCGGGGCACCGCCGGCCGGCTCCTCAAGATGCTCAAATACCCCGACAAGAGCGTCCGGATCCTCGTGCAGGGCCTCCGCCGGATCGAGGTCGACGAGTACCTGCGCACCGAGCCCTTCCATCGCGGCCGCGTTCGAACCCTGCAGGACGAGTACGAGTCCTCGAAGGACCTCGAGGCGATGCAGCGCCACCTGGTGAACCAGTTCGCCAAGTTCGTCTCGATGATCCCGTACCTGCCCGACGAGCTGCAGCTGGTCGTCATGAACATCAAAGATCCGGGCAAGGTCACCGACCTCATCGCCTCGAACCTCAACATCACTCTCGACGAGAAGCAGGACCTCCTGAACACACTCGATGTCCAGGCTCGCCTGCAGCGGCTCTCGGTGATCCTCAACCGCGAGATCGAGCTCCTCGAGCTCGGCTCGAAGATTCAGGGCCAGGTCCAGTCCGAGCTGTCCAAGAACCAGAAGGAGTTCTATCTCCGCCAGCAACTCCGGGCGATTCAGAAGGAGCTCGGTGAGGGCGACGGACGCAGCGCCGACATCGACGACCTTCGAGAGAAACTCGATTCGGCAGATCTTCCCGAGGAACCGCGCAAAGCGGCGGATACCGAACTCGAGCGCCTCAAGATGATCCCGCCCGAGTCGGCCGAGCACTCTGTCGTCCGGACCTACCTCGAGTGGCTCGCGAACCTCCCGTGGAACGCAGGTACTGACGACAACCTCGACCTCCCGCACGCCCGCTCGATTCTCGACGAGGACCACTTCGGTCTCGACAAGATCAAGGAACGCATTCTCGAGTACCTCGCCGTCCGCAAGCTACGCAGCGACCCGAAGAGTCCTATCCTGTGCTTCGTGGGCCCTCCGGGCGTCGGTAAGACATCCCTCGGGCGTTCGATCGCACGCGCCATGGGCCGGAAGTTCTCGCGCCTCTCGCTGGGCGGCGTTCGAGACGAAGCCGAGATCCGGGGACACCGCCGTACCTATGTCGGCTCTCTCCCCGGCCGCATCATCCAGAACATGAAGACGGCCGGCTCGAGCAACCCGCTGTTCGTCCTCGACGAAGTCGACAAACTCGGCGGCGACTTCCGCGGCGACCCAGCTTCGGCCCTGCTCGAAGTGCTCGACCCCGAACAGAACTTCACCTTCCAAGACCACTATCTGGACGTACCGTTCGATCTGTCACGGGTGATGTTCATCACCACCGCCAACCAACTCGAGCCGATTCCACCGCCCCTGCGCGACCGCATGGAGGTGATCGAGCTCTCCGGATACACCGAAGAAGAGAAGCTCGAGATCGCGCGTCGCCACCTCGTGCCGAAACAGATCGAAGAGAACGGCCTCACGACCGAGCACATCACGTTCGAGAACGCCGCGATCACCAAGATCGTGCAAGACTACACGCGTGAGGCCGGACTCCGGAACATCGAGCGCGAGATCGGGAACGTGTGCCGGAAGGTCGCCCGTGCGGTCACCGAGGGGCGCACCGAACTCACGAACGTCACGTCGGAGATGGTCCGTGAGTTGCTCGGCCCCGAGAGGTTCTTCGCCGAAGTGGCAGAGCGGACGGCGGAGCCCGGCGTCGTCACCGGGCTCGCGTACACGCCGAACGGCGGCGATATCCTCTTCATCGAAGCGACACGAATGCGTGGAAAAAAGGGACTCACCCTCACCGGGTCTCTGGGTGACGTCATGAAGGAATCGGCGCAGACCGCCCTGTCGCTCATCCGTTCACGGGCGGAAGCCCTCGGCATCGAACCGGACTTCTTCGAGAATTCCGACATTCACGTGCACGTTCCAGCCGGCGCGATTCCGAAAGACGGCCCGTCGGCCGGCGTCACGATCGCGACGTGCCTCGCGTCACTCCTGACAAACCGTCCCGTGCGGCCCGACGTCGCAATGACCGGAGAGATCACGCTGCGCGGTACGGTCATGCCGATCGGTGGCGTGAAGGAGAAAGTGCTCGCCGCGCGCCGCGCGGGCATCAAGACCGTGCTCCTACCGCACCGCAACGAGAAGGACATCGAAGACGTCCCCGCGGGCGTGCGTGCCGAGATGGAGTTTCGGTTCGTCGAGAAGCTCGAGGACGTTCTCGCGATCGCACTCGAGGACCCGAAGGCCGAAGACACAGCCTCGGGGCCGGCCGCCTAG